The segment CGTACCCCGTTATGCTAGAGATGGTGCCCGACCGTCTTCCCTCCCCCGCCCTGCTGCCCTCCCGCCGCACGTTCCTGGTGCAGGCGGCCGGGGTGCTGGCTGCTGGTGCCGCCGCGCCGTCGCTGCTGCAGGCGCTTCGCGCGCCGCGTGCGTACCGCGCCTCCGAGTTCACCTTCGCCCGACTGCGGTACGACTCCGGCGACTGGGACTACAATCCCAAAGTCTGCGCCAACCTCCTCGATGCGATTCTGCAGTACACCGACATCAAGGTCAATGAGCGCGAAGTCGTCATCACGGCCGATTCGAACGAACTGAATGCGTTCCCGTTCCTGTTCATGACGGGGCACAAGCTGGTGCGCTTCAGCGAAAAGGAGCGGCAGGGGCTCGTGCGCTACGTGGAGAACGGCGGGCTGCTCTTCAGCGACGACTGCAACCACGATGTG is part of the Gemmatimonadaceae bacterium genome and harbors:
- a CDS encoding DUF4159 domain-containing protein: MVPDRLPSPALLPSRRTFLVQAAGVLAAGAAAPSLLQALRAPRAYRASEFTFARLRYDSGDWDYNPKVCANLLDAILQYTDIKVNEREVVITADSNELNAFPFLFMTGHKLVRFSEKERQGLVRYVENGGLLFSDDCNHDVNGLYAKTFEAEMVKAFGPNPMPKLAKRHALYSSFFDFPDGPPRTSHELNGWGDNVVHDYLRGVERHGRLGVLYSNKDYGCEWDYDWKNKRFRRKDNARFGVNIVVYAMT